One window of the Cryptomeria japonica chromosome 7, Sugi_1.0, whole genome shotgun sequence genome contains the following:
- the LOC131052070 gene encoding disease resistance protein Roq1, giving the protein MKIVPLEVAKHPVGLREAVVDFEKTISASAKIHPNVQIVGIWGMGGSGKTTLAKELYNHKYSAVEKSSFLFDIRDAASRSKLHRKQIQLLQDFGFKFNDKPFDNIEQGKRILSNHFRSLRVLIVLDDVDHSDQLEALLPAKDILGWGSLIIITTREKEVLTRSGISSIYKMKTLNLIHAKKLFCWHAFLQPFPMLGFEDLLKNLCVSNGLPLSLKVLGGQLYGCLCKDLWEDVLHKISKMLPDDIINRLRVSYDALDREEKQMFLDVACFFIGQDKLTAIAVWEGSGWSGLYGWERLINKCLVEFHDNNGIRMHDHLRDLGRLIAKAQLPCCLWSLDQIAGIPKQAEIRGMILNTATNDGHNFPRLLLNTRILLCGLKRSRRPFSHGLKVLVLGENRGNNLHIAKLSRELAWLSCTGIAHRNLPSWMPFQNLRVLELYNSQMIVGLWKDEDEAPLQLQVLIISGCPNLAIIPKSIGFLQKLKKMSLYYCNVESLPDEFCCLQNLEYLMLQSCKMLSLLPNCFGGLTKLRHLNLSFCDQLKLLPNSFKQLTLLQNLNLERCHMLSLQLDILENMKNLQYVNLGWCEQVEELPRHITNQACLSELYAERTRLRELPINIGELSKLRVMTIGSCQGCFQMQSLPDSIGSLNLLEILELENLQVESLPKSLRHLINLQKLRITNCPISELDFGCGPFTSWLSNLNEIHLERTKVSKISISEDCSCGLKTLILRYNDYLVEVDTLPTTVEYIHVDWCKLLRNISGIGGMLKLRRLKLWDCQELYTLPSFDRLASLEVFELAGIHKVDNIQGLQYCTSLEELNIDCKCWEITGMERWEHMQRLKRLQLVAKLRSAVEPCIQRIQKWPEETIICAKAVAGAEPLLNSSRFPNLSVLHSSSKKKISSCPTLRLREKRSSNGNAMLLCLIINCVSPRMRLLIDRDYNYLCTTKVEEGKWLLLSIFTQHSRCLTAQKFYIQEEITESNSYEDNNEVEKGLVLWGKEESVVESFHHLLALLAS; this is encoded by the exons ATGAAAATAGTACCACTGGAAGTAGCAAAACATCCCGTGGGCCTTCGGGAAGCTGTAGTGGATTTTGAAAAGACAATTAGTGCATCTGCAAAAATTCATCCTAATgttcaaattgttggaatttgggGTATGGGTGGATCTGGAAAAACCACTTTAGCAAAAGAGTTATATAATCATAAATATTCAGCTGTAGAAAAATCCAGTTTTCTTTTTGATATTAGAGATGCTGCAAGCAGAAGCAAGTTACATAGAAAACAAATTCAACTCCTCCAAGATTTTGGTTTTAAATTCAATGATAAACCATTTGACAATATAGAGCAAGGCAAAAGGATTCTTTCTAATCATTTCAGATCTCTTCGTGTACTCATCGTTTTGGATGATGTAGACCATTCAGATCAACTGGAGGCTTTACTCCCTGCAAAAGATATCCTTGGGTGGGGGAGCTTGATCATTATTACAACACGGGAAAAGGAAGTCCTTACACGTTCGGGTATTTCCTCTATTTATAAAATGAAAACACTTAATTTGATTCATGCCAAGAAGCTTTTTTGTTGGCATGCATTCTTACAACCTTTTCCAATGTTGGGATTTGAGGATTTgttgaaaaatttgtgtgttagcAATGGGTTGCCTTTATCTTTAAAGGTACTTGGAGGTCAGCTTTATGGTTGCTTATGTAAAGATTTATGGGAGGATGTATTGCATAAAATCTCTAAAATGCTGCCCGATGATATTATAAATAGACTGAGAGTGAGCTATGATGCTTTAGATAGAGAAGAGAAACAGATGTTCCTAGATGTAGCTTGTTTCTTCATTGGCCAAGACAAGTTGACTGCCATTGCAGTATGGGAGGGATCAGGCTGGAGTGGTCTATATGGTTGGGAAAGGCTTATAAATAAGTGTCTTGTTGAGTTCCACGACAACAATGGTATAAGGATGCATGACCATCTAAGGGATTTAGGAAGGCTGATTGCAAAAGCTCAGTTACCCTGCTGTCTATGGTCTCTGGATCAAATTGCAGGCATTCCAAAACAAGCAGAG ATTAGAGGAATGATACTGAATACAGCAACTAATGACGGTCACAATTTTCCTCGTTTACTGTTGAATACAAGGATATTGCTTTGTGGCCTCAAAAGAAGTAGAAGACCTTTTTCTCATGGATTAAAAGTGCTTGTGCTAGGAGAAAACCGTGGTAACAATTTACATATTGCCAAGTTATCAAGAGAGTTGGCATGGCTTAGCTGTACTGGAATTGCTCATAGAAATCTTCCATCATGGATGCCATTTCAAAATTTAAGAGTTTTAGAACTTTATAACTCTCAGATGATAGTAGGCTTGTGGAAAGATGAGGATGAA GCTCCGTTGCAGTTACAAGTGTTGATTATTTCTGGTTGTCCCAATTTAGCAATAATTCCAAAGTCTATAGGATTTCTccagaaattaaaaaaaatgtccTTGTATTACTGTAATGTGGAGAGTCTGCCGGATgaattttgttgtcttcaaaatctggaGTACCTGATGTTACAAAGCTGTAAAATGTTATCATTATTGCCCAATTGTTTTGGCGGTTTGACAAAACTACGACATCTAAATCTGAGTTTCTGTGATCAATTGAAATTATTGCCAAATTCTTTTAAGCAGCTGACGCTCCTGCAAAATCTCAATTTAGAGAGGTGCCATATGCTCTCTTTACAGTTAGATATCCTAGAAAACATGAAGAATCTCCAATATGTGAATCTTGGTTGGTGCGAGCAAGTGGAAGAGTTGCCTCGTCACATCACAAATCAGGCCTGCTTGAGTGAGCTCTATGCAGAGAGGACTAGGTTAAGGGAGCTGCCGATCAACATCGGTGAACTCAGCAAGTTGAGAGTGATGACGATAGGCTCATGTCAAGGGTGTTTCCAGATGCAATCTTTACCAGACTCTATAGGGAGTCTCAATCTTTTAGAGATATTAGAATTAGAGAATTTACAAGTGGAATCTTTACCAAAATCATTGAGGCATTTGATTAATCTTCAAAAACTTAGAATAACCAATTGCCCCATCAGTGAATTGGATTTTGGGTGCGGCCCATTTACTTCTTGGTTGAGTAATCTCAACGAAATACATTTGGAGAGAACAAAAGTGTCCAAGATTTCAATTTCTGAAGACTGTTCTTGTGGCCTTAAAACTCTCATACTTCGGTATAATGATTATTTAGTGGAGGTAGACACTCTCCCAACAACAGTGGAGTATATACATGTCGACTGGTGTAAATTGCTGAGGAACATAAGTGGTATCGGTGGCATGCTAAAGCTTCGACGGCTGAAGCTATGGGACTGTCAAGAGTTGTACACGCTTCCAAGTTTTGATAGATTAGCTTCTCTAGAAGTATTTGAACTGGCAGGCATCCACAAGGTTGATAACATACAAGGTTTACAGTACTGCACATCACTGGAGGAGCTTAATATAGATTGCAAATGTTGGGAGATTACGGGCATGGAACGTTGGGAGCATATGCAAAGATTGAAAAGGCTGCAACTTGTAGCCAAGTTGAGATCAGCTGTTGAGCCTTGCATACAGAGGATTCAG AAATGGCCAGAAGAAACAATAATATGTGCAAAGGCAGTCGCTGGTGCTGAACCACTTTTAAATTCTTCCCGCTTTCCAAATCTCTCTGTCCTGCATTCGTCCAGTAAGAAGAAAATTAGCTCTTGCCCCACACTAAGATTGCGGGAGAAGCGTTCGTCGAATGGCAACGCCATGCTATTATGTTTGATAATAAATTGCGTCTCTCCGCGTATGCGATTGCTTATTGATAGGGATTATAACTATTTGTGTACTACGAAGGTGGAAGAGGGCAAATGGTTATTGTTAAGCATCTTTACCCAACATTCTAGATGCCTTACTGCACAGAAATTTTACATACAAGAGGAAATTACAGAATCAAACTCCTACGAAGACAATAATGAAGTGGAAAAAGGATTGGTTCTGTGGGGCAAAGAAGAGAGCGTGGTCGAAAGTTTCCACCACTTATTGGCACTTCTAGCAAGTTAA